The following DNA comes from Scyliorhinus canicula chromosome 26, sScyCan1.1, whole genome shotgun sequence.
attatacagtaaatgagaGAACCGTAAGAGCATTGACAggctgagggatctgggtgtgcaggtccacagatcactgaaagtggcaacgcaggtggagaaggcagacggcatgcttgccttcattggatggggcattgagtataaaaactggcagtgTTATGCTGCTGCTGTACAGGGCCTCAGTTAGGCCacttttggaatattgcgtacagttctggtcgccacactaccagaaggatgtggaggctttggagagggtgcagaggaggtttactaaggatgttgcctggtctggagggtgttagctatgcggagaggtatGAGGATAACCTCAGATTGTTTTGACGGGcgagacggagattgaggggtgacctgttcgaggtttacaaaattctgaggggcatgggcagagggggcaccagaaggtttttttcccagggtgggagagtcaattacgagggggcatcggtttaaggtgcgaggggcaaaggttagaggagatgtacgaggcaggttttttttacacagagggtgctgagtggctggaactcgctgccggaggaggtgatggaagcacggcgattaaggggcatcttgacgaatacatgaataggatgggaatagagggatacggaccctggaagtgtagaagattttagtttagacgggcagcatggtcggcacaggcttggagggccgaagggcctgttcctgtgctgtacttgttctttgttctgttcttTGTTCCACCCCTGCCTTTTGCTCGGGTTATATGTTCCTCGTTGCACAGTTCTCACAGTGAGAAGACATGTTGGCTCAACTTCCCTctgtttaatccccccccccccccacccctgccccgcaGCAATAATGGAACTGGTGTACCTGCTCCATGCCCAGGAACGAGGCAGAAGGAACATCACAGGCCGCAGGCTGTGTTCAAGCAGAGACAGaggtgtgtatgaatgtgtgattACTCAGTTTGCTTTATGGTGACATCCTCAAACTGTCCTGACGAGACGGAGTGCAAATACCTGATTATTTTTCCCCCCCAAATCCTGAATCTAAACTTTGTTCAAATCTGCAACAGTTGATGACAAATCTACTCTCCCCATTCGTACCTCCCCTCATCCCACTTTTTGATCATATCTGGCCCCATTGCTACCCAGCCTCGCCTCGCACCGTCACCCTTTTTTGAGctgtcctgccctctccccatcacaAACTTTCCCTtttgctcttcccccccccccccccccctcttcctgccACATCTCGTGCTGCCTTTCCGTTTCCCGTTCCTGTCTGTAGAGCGAGCTGGGTTAACAGTGGTGTGAGAtagggacggcacagtggctagcactgctgcctcgcggcgccgaggtcccgggtccgatcccggatcaccgtccgtgtggagtttgcgcattctcccccgtgtctgcgtggctctcaccccccacaacccaaaaagatgtgcagggtagttggattggccaggctaaattgccccttaattgggaataaaaCCAGTGGTGTGAGATTCAGAATTCTTTGGGAATTAGCGGGGATGAATCCAGAGTGGCTGATACCAAGAGCGGGAGATttggggcgaagggggggggtgcattaaaaTCAGCCCCTAAAAGGCGCGAGGTCATGACCCAGGCGGAGATCACCATGTTGAAGAATAGACAAGACAGATTGAAGGCAAAGGGTGTCTGGTAGGTAGACGCAAGCACGGgtttggtgggccaaatggcctgcattTGTATTTTGAGCTGTGATATTCTGTTGTATTGAGTGTGGTCCAGAAGGTTGTATGCAGGGACCGTTCGACTTTGGTGTACCTTTCCAGAAGGATGCTGCGTTGCTGTCTTGGTAGCTGCGGCTTACAGAGCCTGTTGTGTGACTCTGTCTGATTCTGTCACAGGGGTGCAGGGCCCTCAGCTGTCGCACTGCCCCACCTTGCCCTTGTTGTGCAGTGTTTGTGACGGCAACAGTCAGCCGGGAGGCACAGGCTAGATCTGCAATGGAGTCCCACTGGGTCACCGCACTCTCCTGTGTATCCATCTGTTTGTCGAATCTTGTATAGCCCGTTGCGAAATAAACCCATCAGATGTTGCGTTCCTTTGTCAACAGGAAGGGTTGTCATCGCAGTTATTCAAAcagcactcactctctctctcgatgTAGCTATCTTGCGCTCGCTCCTTTGGTGTTCCGAAAAATGAATGTTCCGCAAGCATTTATATTCAAAACCTATTCAGAATATTGAACCCGACAGGCGGGAAAATGACCCTTACCACTGACTGACTCAACTCACTTACCTCCTGCTCATGGCcatctaaggaaattcggcatgtccacactgacttacCACCacggaaagcatcctatcgggctgcatcacggtctggtatggcaaccgctcggcccaaaaccgtaagcaactacagagagtcgtgaacacagcccagtccaccacacgaacccgcctcccatccattgattccatctacacctcccgctgcctggggaaagcgggcagcataatcaaagacccctcccacccggcttactcactcttccaacttcttccatcgggcaggagattcagaagtctgagaacacgcacgaacagactcaaaaacagcttcttccccactgtcaccagactcctaaacaaccctcttatggactgacctcattaacactacaccctatatgcttcacccactaccggtgtctatgtatttacattgtggatctTGTGTTGCACTATTATATATTTTGATTTCATGTACTaagtgatctgttgagctgtatgcagaaaaatacttttcactgtagggcagcacggtagcatggtggttagcataaatgcttcacagctccagggtcccaggttcgattcccggctgggtcgctgtctgtgtggagtctgcacgtcctccccctgtgtgcgtgggtttcctccgggtgctccggtttcctcccacagtccaaagatgtgtgggttaggtggattggccatgctaaattgcccgtagtgtcctaataaaagtaaggttaaggggaggggggggggggttgttgggttacgggtatagggtggctacgtgggtttgagtagggtgatcatggctcggcacaacattgagggccgaagggcctgtgctgtactgttctatgttctatgtacctcggtacacgtaacaataaacaaatccacatCCATCTGCCTGCAGCTTGCCTTCTCTCCAGACTCTCGAGCTCCTCACTCCTGCTTGCCACTTCCCTCAATGACTCCCCTGCCCGACACTCCCCTCCCGCCCACCACCCTCTCACTGAGGGGGCAGGTCAGCaagtggggcgggagggggtagaggggtaCGGACAGagtggctcagcgatagggaagtGGCGGGGTTGGAGTGGGTTAGGGAGGAGGGAGCGCTCCAAGATGGCAATATTGTGGGGGGAGAAGTACTGGGGAAAATTGTACAGTCGCAGGGATGGTCTGCACAAGTCATCCAATGTTGGAGGAATCGGACTGAACCAGTAGTCTACTGTTATAGGGGAATAGTGAGGATGCTctgccagtgctgagggagtgccgcactgtcagagggtcagtactgagggagtgccgcactgtcagagggtcagtactgagggagtgccgcactgtcagagggtcagtactgagggagtgccgcactgtcagagggtcagtactgagggagtgccgcactgtcagagggtcagtactgagggagtgcgcactgtcagagggtcagtactgagggagtgccgcactgtcagagggtcagtactgagggagtgccgcactgtcagagggtcagtactgagggagtgctgcactgtcagagggtcagtactgagggagtgctgcactgtcagagggtcagtactgaggggagtgccgcactgtcagagggtcagctactgagggagtgcagcactatcacagggtcagtactgagagagtgccgcactgtcagagggtctgtactgagggagtgctgcactgtcagagggtcagtactgagggagtgcgcactgtcagagggtcagtactgagggagtgctgcactgtcagagggtcagtactgagggagtgctgcactgtcagagggtcagtactgagggagtgctgcactgtcagagggtcagtactgagggaacgctgcactgtcagagggtcagtactgagggagcgctgctctgtcagagggtcagtactgagggagtgccgcactgtcagagggtcagtactgagggagtgctgcactgtcagagggtcagtactgagggagtgccgcactgtcagagggtcagtactgagggagtgctgcactgtcagagggtcagtactgagggagtgctgcactgtcagagggtcagtactgagggagtgctgctctgtcagagggtcagtactgagggagtgccgcactgtcagagggtcagtactgagagagtgccgcactgtcagagggtcagtactgagggagtgccgcactgtcagagggtcagtactgagggagtgccgcactatcagagggtcagtactgaaggagtgcagcactatcagagggtcagtactgaaggagtgcagcactgtcagagggtcagtactgagggagggctgcactgttgaGCACTACTGGAAGAAGAGAAGACAAGTTCTTTGCAatgtccaggccaatatttaacTCAACCAACACTTAAAACAAACGAACTGGCCAGTTTGGTCGGTGTGGTTTGTGGGATATTGCTGACGCACAATATTTACCTTCGTAACAGTATctgcctttggcccattgcaGTCAGCTGACAGGTTTAAAATGGAGGGACGTTGGTTTGCCGATGTTGGAAATGTTCCCTTCTCTGTGACACCTCGCCATATATTGTGCAGTTACTGGGAAATACAGCGATAGATTTTGACGGTGCTCCAGTATGTAATCTGTGAATAATGCAGTCACTTTTCTCTTGCAGACCGTACCAATTGAAATGTCCCACTCGGAATGGCTATCGTGAGTTCAGCCAATCGGCCTGCCCAGCTCTGTCTGCTCAATCCTCCGGACAGCATCGCAATGGACGAAGGTTTGGGACTGGCGCTGTGCACCAATCAGTGCGTCAGAATGGCAATGTCCAGCCATATTCCAACAATGAATACGGAACGGAGGAATTGTCCTGGAGGAGTGGTCAGCCCGCGGCCTCACGGTGGAGCGGTCAATCTGAAGCCTCACAGTGGAGCGGTCAGCCCGCGGCCTCACAGTGGAGCGGTCAGCCCGAAGCCTCACGGTGGAGCGGTCAGCCCGAAGCCTCACGGAGGAGCGGTCAGCCCGAAGCCTCACGGTGGAGCGGTCAGCCCGAAGCCTCACGGTGGAGCGGTCAGACCGCGGACACACAGTGGAGCGGTCAGACCGCGGCCGTGCGGTGGAGCGATCAGGCCGAAGCCTCACAGTGGAGCGGTCAGTCTGAGGCCTTGCGGTGGAGTGGTCAGCCCGCGGCCTCACAGAGGAGCGGTCAGCCCGAGTCCTCACAGTGGAGCGGTCAGCCCGAGTCCTCACAGTGGAGCGGTCAGCCCGAGTCCTCGCGGTGGAGCGGTCAGTCCGAGGCCTCACGATGGAGTGGTCAGCCCGCGGCCTCACAGTGGAGCGGTCAGCCCGAGTCCTCACGGTGGAGCGGTCAATCCGAGGCCTCACAATGGAGCGGTCAGCCCACGGCCTCACGGTGGAGCGGTCAGTCCAAGGCCTCACGGTGGAGCGGTCAGTCCGAAGCCTCACAGCAGAGCGGTCAGCCCGCGGCCTCACAGCAGAGCGGTCAGCCCGCGGCCTCACAGTGGAGCGGTCAGCCCGCGGCCTCACAGCAGAGCGGTCAGCCCGCGGCCTCACAGCGGAGTGGTCAGCCCGCGGCCTCACAGTGGAGCGCTCAGCCCGCGGCCTCGCAGCGGAGCGGTCAGCCCGCGGCTTCACGGTGGAGCGGTCAGTCCAAGGCCTCACGGTGGAGCGGTCAGTCCGAAGCCTCTCAGCAGAGCGGTCAGCCCGCGGCCTCACAGTGGAGCGGTCAGCCCGCGGCCTCACAGCAGAGCGGTCAGCCCGCGGCCTCACAGTGGAGCGGTCAGCCCGCGGCCTCACAGTGGAGCGGTCAGCCCGCGGCCTCACAGTGGAGCGGTCAGCCCGCGGCCTCACAGTGGAGCGGTCAGCCCGCGGCCTCACAGCGGAGCGGTCAGCCCCAACCCCCCTGGCAGAGTTATCAGCCACCACAAGCTGGACGGGGCAGGAGAGACTGGAAAGTGAACGCTGGCGGTCAGGACAGACTGAGTGCACATCGACAATGGGACAACTGAAGTGGAAACAGGAAAGATTGTAGTCCTATAATTTGCTGATGTGTGAACAGATTTCACAATGCTTTCTTTTATAAATATTGATTCTAAAATATGGTTCACCATGAAACTGTGCAGCTAACTGGGAGCTGGCTTGTGCCTCATCTGTCAATGCCAAGCACTTGTTTCACCTTGCACATGAGGCTCCTCGCTCATTGCCTGACACCACGTCACAATGAGCGAgtcttttaacattttatattctGCTTCTGAGGTTGATGCACAACCTGACCGGCGGTTTTACCCAGGCCAGACGGTCGAAAAATCTTAAATATTATGTTacgttagccctgcagcctcacggcgccaaggacccggttagatcctggctctgggtcactgtccgtgaggagtttgtacattctccccgtgtctgtgtgggtctcacccccacaatccaaaagatgtgcaggttaggtggattggccacgctaaattgccccttacttgggtactctaaatttgttttaaaaaaagatgtattTGAAGCTGGATTTCATTTTAAATTGTTccttttaaattatttaattCCCATCCCGTTCAGCCACCTTTGAACCGTGCTCTGCCCAAATCCACTGACCCCGGCTATTTGGCGGTGGAATGTGTTTCAGGATCAGTTCCTGATCGCTGGGCTCTGGTGCCATTGCGGAGGTCAGGCTTGGCTCCGTGCCTTGCCCGTGCAATGTGCCAGCCTGCCGCCTCTCTCTGTCTTGTCTCATGGGGTAAGCACTGTCGGCCAGTGCCTCCGTGAGATAAGCCTGTCCTTATTCTCTGCTCGTCAGTTACCTGAACCAAAAGTGGCCTCTTATTGCACCAGCTTCTCCCAGACCTCTCCGCATTGACACGAGGCAAAGTtcagccctttttttttaaacaaacaaattgTCTTAAAAATGTTCTTTTTTAAAGAATTTTCAGAATTGTTTTATCTTCACACACTGCGCAAAATCTTAATTCAGAAATAAAGGAGTTTCCTAGTCCGCTGGCTGCAGTTTTCTCATCCCAAGCATCGTGGACATGAGGGGTTCATTTTGAATTGTTGCTGCTCCCGGCAGGCTCCGGATCTGCTTTGATTAAACTCACTCACTGAAGCTTGCAGATTGATAGAGGGATAGGAAGCAAGgagtttgggggcagcagggtagcatggtggttagcataaatgcttcacagctccagggtcccaggtttgattcccggctgggtcactgtctgtgtggagtctgcacgtcctccccctgtgtgcgtgggtttcctccgggtgctccggtttcctcccacagtccaaagatgtgcgggttaggtggattggccatgctaaattgcccgtagtgtcctaataaaagtaaggttaagggggggttgttgggttacgggtatagggtggatacgtgggtttgagtagggtgatcatggctcggcacaacattgagggctgaagggcctgttctgtgctgtactgttctatgttctatgag
Coding sequences within:
- the LOC119957363 gene encoding heat shock protein DDB_G0288861-like, with protein sequence MARPGSRVLGLLSAARSGRRLWSRGACVQGEAEDMSKNKIPDRWENYSAVGLRLPGTRFIAFKVPLKKMFEKQLQPGKFFSPPDLLRQVQEQSEELGKIIDLTFTKRYYDSKELPKDLVYEKIFTAGHEVPSGKNILTFKKAVRSFLSGNLDNDKLVGVHCTHGVNRTGYLICRYLIDVDGMDPRNAIDLFNKSRGHPIERPNYIQDLLQGQNRSNNGTGVPAPCPGTRQKEHHRPQAVFKQRQRPYQLKCPTRNGYREFSQSACPALSAQSSGQHRNGRRFGTGAVHQSVRQNGNVQPYSNNEYGTEELSWRSGQPAASRWSGQSEASQWSGQPAASQWSGQPEASRWSGQPEASRRSGQPEASRWSGQPEASRWSGQTADTQWSGQTAAVRWSDQAEASQWSGQSEALRWSGQPAASQRSGQPESSQWSGQPESSQWSGQPESSRWSGQSEASRWSGQPAASQWSGQPESSRWSGQSEASQWSGQPTASRWSGQSKASRWSGQSEASQQSGQPAASQQSGQPAASQWSGQPAASQQSGQPAASQRSGQPAASQWSAQPAASQRSGQPAASRWSGQSKASRWSGQSEASQQSGQPAASQWSGQPAASQQSGQPAASQWSGQPAASQWSGQPAASQWSGQPAASQWSGQPAASQRSGQPQPPWQSYQPPQAGRGRRDWKVNAGGQDRLSAHRQWDN